From a region of the Dictyostelium discoideum AX4 chromosome 2 chromosome, whole genome shotgun sequence genome:
- a CDS encoding Dyp-type peroxidase family protein: protein MAQSTVLPMHCLYGIFLEGNLKIQKNDQEGLKKFKDNIKKFTLELDEIDKISPQSRIGGAICFSSDIWDTVTKKISKPKELKSVNTLSSYMPGTSQRDILIHIISDRMDTCFKLAQDTMRNFGEDQLDIKQEIHGFRRVEERDLTDFIDGTENPDGDELRTQYGLVAAGQPNEFGSYVFTQRYVHNLKKWYPEPLSVQQDTVGRTKKDSIEIPRDKRPITSHVSRTDLSENGKDLKIVRQSLPYGQITGEKGLMFIAYACSLHNIEKQLQSMFGQLDGKHDLLLKYTTPVTGSFYFAPSKKELLEL, encoded by the coding sequence atggcACAGTCAACAGTGTTACCAATGCATTGTTTATATGGCATATTTTTAGaaggaaatttaaaaattcaaaaaaatgaCCAAGAGggattaaagaaatttaaagataatataaagaaatttaCATTAGAATTGGATGAAATCGATAAGATATCACCACAATCTAGAATTGGAGGTGCAATTTGTTTTAGTTCTGATATTTGGGACACTGTAACAAAGAAAATATCAAAACCAAAAGAATTGAAATCCGTAAACACTTTAAGTTCATACATGCCAGGCACATCTCAAAGAGACATCCTCATTCATATTATCTCTGATAGAATGGATACGTGCTTTAAACTAGCACAAGATACAATGAGAAATTTCGGTGAAGATCAATTAGATATCAAGCAAGAGATTCACGGATTTCGTAGAGTTGAAGAAAGAGATTTGACCGACTTCATCGACGGTACTGAAAATCCTGACGGTGACGAACTGCGTACACAATATGGTCTCGTTGCAGCCGGCCAGCCAAATGAATTTGGCAGTTACGTTTTCACTCAACGGTATGTTCACAACTTAAAGAAATGGTATCCTGAACCATTATCAGTTCAGCAAGATACAGTTGGAAGAACtaaaaaagattcaattgaaataccAAGAGATAAACGTCCAATTACTTCACATGTTTCACGTACTGATCTAAGTGAAAATGGTAAAGATTTGAAAATAGTTAGGCAATCTCTCCCCTATGGTCAAATTACTGGTGAAAAAGGTCTGATGTTTATAGCATACGCTTGTAGTTTacataatattgaaaaacaacTTCAAAGTATGTTTGGTCAATTAGATGGTAAACATGACCTACTCTTAAAATATACAACACCAGTAACTGgtagtttttattttgcaccatcaaaaaaagaattattagaattgtaa
- a CDS encoding hypothetical protein (Similar to Dictyostelium discoideum (Slime mold). prespore-specific protein) has product MDEEIFDNPIQKLNYNIRTEESGSLLKYLQSQKSNFTDSKKFISFKQKGNDSVGIRKEITQKKSFPLDNGFIGTVADPFIAIAFQISDRFNIDEYLACRILYSVVDHSTTRDEKELIELSEKFIYQNRSCYLQFLREILHTLQSRDSVNDINHSKMKHDILQSFIGELISEQTNDKNIVTILIKTLEEKVKDMNGTVNPLECCFRVKECIQIVECLFLISIQFTIKEDIIKLYIRVLNQVIEKEKREDSILKKSLFEIMFTLYFTIFAVFDNVKNSQVFNAIEKRYTFNEISSTDSIENEIKQIDNQHPIKSSLYAIFNIILIAKENNNSNSNSNSNSNSNSNSNNNNNRITPENDSYKFLLQAVQTQEYQLSPLNILFGSFINILSCRFLSNLSSHPTKKDILY; this is encoded by the exons atggatgaagaaatatttgataatccaattcaaaaattaaattataatataagaACTGAAGAATCaggttcattattaaaatatttacaatcacaaaaatcaaatttcacagattctaaaaaattcatttcatttaaacAAAAAGGAAATGATTCAGTTGGAATTCGTAAAGAAATCACTCAAAAAAAGTCATTCCCATTAGATAATGGTTTCATTGGTACTGTAGCAGATCCATTCATTGCAATTGCATTTCAAATATCTGAtagatttaatattgatgaaTATTTAGCTTGCAGAATTTTATATTCAGTAGTTGATCAT agtaccACAAGagatgaaaaagaattaattgaattatcagaaaaatttatttaccaAAATAGATCATgctatttacaatttttaagAGAAATATTACat ACATTACAAAGTAGAGATTCtgttaatgatattaatcaTTCAAAGATGAAACATGATATATTACAATCATTTATTGGTGAATTAATTTCAGAGCAAACTAATGATAAGAATATAgtaacaattttaattaaaacattagAAGAGAAAGTTAAAGATATGAATGGTACTGTAAATCCATTAGAATGTTGTTTTAGAGTAAAAGAATGTATTCAAATTGTtgaatgtttatttttaatttcaattcaa tttacaattaaagaagatattattaaattatatatcaGAGTTTTAAATCAAGTAATTGAGAAAGAAAAGAGGGaagattcaattttaaagaaatcattatttgaaattatgtTTACATTATATTTCACAATTTTTGCAGTTTTTGATAATGTTAAAAATAGTCAAGTATTTAATGCAATTGAAAAAAGATATacttttaatgaaattagttcaactgattcaattgaaaatgaaattaaacaaattgatAACCAACATCCAATTAAATCTTCATTATAtgcaatttttaatataatttta attgcaaaagaaaataataatagtaatagtaatagtaatagtaatagtaatagtaatagtaatagtaataataataataatcgtATTACCCCTGAAAATGATTCATATAAATTCCTTTTACAAGCAGTTCAAACACAAGAATATCAATTGTCACCTTTAAATATCCTATTTGgttcatttataaatattttatcttgtagatttttatcaaatttatcaagtCACCCAACTa aaaaagacattttatattaa